Proteins found in one Streptococcus mitis genomic segment:
- a CDS encoding FUSC family protein codes for MSYFKKYKFDKSQFKLGMRTFKTGIAVFLVLLIFGFFGWKGLQIGALTAVFSLRESFDKSVHFGTSRILGNSIGGLYALVFFLLNTFFHEAFWVTLVVVPICTMLTIMTNVAMNNKAGVIGGVAAMLIITLSIPSGETILYVFARVSETFMGVFVAILVNYDIDRIRLFLEKKEK; via the coding sequence ATGAGTTATTTTAAAAAATATAAATTCGATAAATCCCAGTTCAAACTTGGTATGCGAACCTTTAAAACAGGTATTGCTGTTTTTCTAGTTCTCTTGATTTTTGGCTTTTTTGGCTGGAAAGGTCTTCAAATTGGTGCTTTGACAGCCGTTTTTAGCCTGAGGGAGAGTTTTGATAAGAGTGTCCATTTTGGGACTTCGCGTATTCTAGGAAATAGTATCGGTGGCCTCTATGCTCTGGTCTTCTTCTTATTAAATACCTTTTTCCACGAAGCCTTTTGGGTGACCTTGGTAGTTGTTCCAATCTGCACCATGTTAACCATTATGACAAATGTAGCCATGAATAACAAAGCAGGGGTTATTGGTGGTGTAGCGGCTATGTTAATCATTACCCTATCGATTCCGAGTGGCGAAACAATTTTGTACGTATTTGCGCGTGTATCAGAAACTTTTATGGGAGTTTTTGTCGCAATTCTCGTAAATTACGATATTGATCGTATTCGGCTCTTTTTAGAGAAAAAAGAAAAATAA
- the glnR gene encoding transcriptional repressor GlnR has translation MKEKEFRRNMAVFPIGSVMKLTDLSARQIRYYEDQELIKPDRNEGNRRMYSLNDMDRLLEIKDYISEGYNIAAIKKKYAEREAKSKKAVSQTEVRRALHNELLQQGRFASVRSPFGRG, from the coding sequence ATGAAGGAAAAAGAATTTCGCCGAAATATGGCTGTTTTTCCTATCGGCAGTGTTATGAAGTTGACCGATCTATCGGCGCGTCAGATTCGTTATTATGAAGATCAAGAGTTGATTAAGCCTGATCGAAACGAAGGGAACCGTCGCATGTATTCCTTGAATGACATGGATCGTCTGCTTGAAATCAAAGATTATATCTCTGAAGGTTATAATATCGCTGCCATTAAGAAAAAATATGCTGAACGTGAAGCGAAATCCAAGAAAGCGGTGAGTCAGACTGAGGTGCGTCGTGCACTTCACAATGAACTCCTCCAACAGGGTCGCTTTGCTTCAGTACGGTCACCTTTTGGTCGCGGTTAG
- the glnA gene encoding type I glutamate--ammonia ligase has product MPITAADIRREVKEKNVTFIRLMFSDILGTMKNVEIPATDEQLDKVLSNKAMFDGSSIEGFVRINESDMYLYPDLDTWTVFPWGDENGSVAGLICDVYTTEGEPFAGDPRGNLKRALHHMEEVGFKSFNLGPEPEFFLFKLDENGDPTLEVNDKGGYFDLAPTDLADNTRREIVNVLTKMGFEVEASHHEVAVGQHEIDFKYDEVLRACDKIQIFKLVVKTIARKHGLYATFMAKPKFGIAGSGMHCNMSLFDEEGNNAFFDPNDPKGMQLSETAYHFLGGLIKHAYNYTAIMNPTVNSYKRLVPGYEAPVYIAWAGRNRSPLVRVPASRGMGTRLELRSVDPMANPYIAMAVLLEVGLHGIENKIEAPAPIEENIYIMTAEERKEAGITDLPSTLHNALKALTEDEVVIAALGEHIYTSFLEAKRIEWASYATFVSQWEIDNYLDLY; this is encoded by the coding sequence ATGCCAATCACAGCTGCAGATATTCGTCGTGAAGTCAAGGAAAAAAATGTTACCTTTATTCGTCTCATGTTCTCAGATATTTTGGGAACCATGAAAAACGTCGAAATTCCTGCTACAGATGAACAGTTAGATAAAGTCTTGTCAAATAAGGCTATGTTTGATGGATCTTCTATTGAAGGTTTTGTACGTATCAATGAGTCGGATATGTACTTGTACCCTGACTTGGATACATGGACAGTCTTCCCGTGGGGAGATGAAAATGGAAGTGTTGCAGGTTTGATCTGTGATGTCTATACAACAGAAGGCGAACCATTTGCAGGAGACCCTCGTGGCAATTTGAAGCGTGCTCTTCATCACATGGAGGAAGTAGGATTCAAGTCCTTCAACCTTGGTCCAGAGCCAGAATTCTTCCTATTTAAGCTCGATGAAAATGGAGACCCAACACTTGAAGTAAATGACAAGGGTGGCTACTTTGATTTGGCACCTACAGACCTTGCGGACAACACACGTCGTGAGATTGTGAATGTCTTGACCAAAATGGGATTTGAAGTAGAAGCAAGTCACCATGAGGTTGCGGTTGGACAGCATGAAATTGACTTCAAGTACGATGAAGTTCTCCGTGCTTGTGATAAGATTCAAATCTTTAAACTTGTTGTTAAAACCATTGCTCGCAAACATGGCCTTTACGCAACCTTTATGGCTAAACCAAAATTTGGTATTGCTGGCTCAGGTATGCACTGTAATATGTCCTTGTTTGATGAAGAAGGAAACAATGCCTTCTTTGATCCAAATGATCCAAAAGGAATGCAGTTGTCAGAAACGGCCTACCATTTCCTTGGTGGTTTGATTAAGCATGCCTACAACTATACTGCTATCATGAACCCAACAGTTAACTCATACAAACGTTTGGTTCCAGGTTATGAAGCGCCTGTTTACATTGCTTGGGCTGGTCGTAACCGTTCGCCACTTGTGCGCGTGCCTGCTTCACGTGGTATGGGAACTCGTCTTGAGTTGCGTTCAGTGGATCCAATGGCAAACCCATATATCGCTATGGCTGTTCTTTTGGAAGTTGGTTTACATGGTATTGAAAACAAAATCGAAGCACCAGCTCCTATCGAAGAAAATATCTACATCATGACAGCAGAAGAGCGTAAGGAAGCTGGTATTACAGACCTTCCATCAACCCTTCACAACGCTTTGAAAGCTTTGACAGAAGATGAAGTTGTCATAGCGGCTCTCGGAGAACATATCTATACTAGTTTCCTTGAAGCTAAACGAATCGAATGGGCAAGTTATGCAACCTTCGTTTCACAATGGGAAATTGATAATTATTTAGACCTTTACTAA
- the hrcA gene encoding heat-inducible transcriptional repressor HrcA, which yields MVTERQQDILNLIIDIFTKTHEPVGSKALQESINSSSATIRNDMAALEKQGLLEKAHTSSGRMPSVAGFQYYVKHSLDFDRLAENEVYEIVKAFDQEFFKLEDILQEAANLLTDLSGCTVVALDVEPSRQRLTAFDIVVLGQHTALAVFTLDESRTVTSQFLIPRNFLQEDLLKLKSIIQERFLGHTVLDIHYKIRTEIPQIIQRYFTTTDNVIDLFEHIFKEMFNENIVVAGKVNLLNFANLAAYQFFDQPQKVALEIREGLHEDQMQNVRVADSQESCLADLAVISSKFLIPYRGVGILAIIGPVNLDYQQLINQVNVVNRVLTMKLTDFYRYLSSNHYEVH from the coding sequence ATGGTTACAGAGCGTCAGCAGGATATTTTAAATCTGATTATTGACATCTTTACCAAAACGCACGAACCTGTCGGATCCAAAGCCTTGCAAGAGTCTATTAACTCTAGCAGTGCTACCATTCGTAATGATATGGCAGCTCTAGAAAAGCAAGGTTTGCTTGAAAAGGCTCATACTTCAAGTGGTCGGATGCCAAGTGTTGCTGGTTTTCAGTACTATGTAAAACACTCGCTGGATTTTGACCGACTGGCTGAAAATGAGGTTTATGAGATTGTTAAAGCCTTTGATCAGGAATTCTTCAAATTGGAGGATATTCTGCAAGAGGCTGCTAATCTGCTAACAGACTTGAGTGGCTGTACGGTAGTAGCACTGGATGTTGAGCCGAGCAGGCAACGTTTGACAGCCTTTGATATCGTTGTTTTGGGGCAACATACAGCCTTGGCAGTATTCACCCTAGACGAGTCTCGAACGGTTACCAGTCAGTTTCTGATTCCAAGGAACTTTTTGCAGGAGGATTTGCTGAAACTGAAGAGTATCATTCAGGAACGTTTTCTCGGCCACACCGTTCTAGATATTCACTACAAGATTCGGACGGAGATTCCGCAGATTATCCAGCGTTACTTTACAACAACGGACAATGTCATCGATCTCTTTGAACATATCTTTAAGGAAATGTTCAACGAAAACATTGTGGTGGCGGGCAAGGTTAATCTCTTGAATTTTGCCAATCTAGCAGCTTATCAGTTCTTTGACCAACCGCAAAAGGTGGCCTTGGAAATTCGTGAGGGGCTGCATGAGGATCAGATGCAAAATGTCCGTGTTGCAGACAGTCAAGAGTCCTGTCTTGCTGATCTAGCGGTGATTAGTAGCAAGTTCCTCATTCCTTATCGGGGAGTTGGAATTCTAGCCATTATCGGTCCAGTCAATCTGGATTACCAACAGCTAATTAACCAAGTCAATGTGGTCAATCGTGTTTTGACCATGAAGTTGACAGATTTTTACCGCTACCTCAGCAGTAATCATTACGAAGTACATTAA
- the grpE gene encoding nucleotide exchange factor GrpE translates to MAQDIKNEEVEEVQEEEVVETVEETTPEKSELDLANERAEEFENKYLRAHAEMQNIQRRANEERQNLQRYRSQDLAKAILPSLDNLERALAVEGLTDDVKKGLEMVQESLIHALKEEGIEEITADGEFDHNYHMAIQTLPADDEHPADTIAQVFQKGYKLHDRILRPAMVVVYN, encoded by the coding sequence ATGGCCCAAGATATAAAAAATGAAGAAGTAGAAGAAGTCCAAGAAGAGGAAGTGGTGGAAACGGTAGAAGAAACAACTCCTGAGAAGTCTGAATTGGACTTGGCAAATGAACGTGCAGAGGAGTTCGAAAATAAATACCTTCGCGCTCATGCAGAAATGCAAAATATCCAACGCCGTGCCAATGAAGAGCGTCAAAACTTGCAACGTTACCGTAGCCAGGACTTGGCAAAAGCAATTCTCCCTTCTTTGGATAACCTTGAGCGTGCACTCGCGGTTGAAGGTTTGACAGACGATGTCAAAAAAGGATTGGAAATGGTGCAAGAAAGCTTGATTCACGCTTTGAAAGAAGAAGGAATCGAAGAAATCACAGCTGACGGTGAATTTGACCATAACTACCATATGGCCATCCAAACTCTCCCAGCAGACGATGAACACCCAGCAGATACCATCGCCCAAGTTTTCCAAAAAGGCTACAAACTCCATGACCGCATCCTACGCCCAGCAATGGTAGTTGTCTACAACTAG
- the dnaK gene encoding molecular chaperone DnaK, whose protein sequence is MSKIIGIDLGTTNSAVAVLEGTESKIIANPEGNRTTPSVVSFKNGEIIVGDAAKRQAVTNPDTVISIKSKMGTSEKVSANGKEYTPQEISAMILQYLKGYAEDYLGEKVTKAVITVPAYFNDAQRQATKDAGKIAGLEVERIVNEPTAAALAYGLDKTDKEEKILVFDLGGGTFDVSILELGDGVFDVLSTAGDNKLGGDDFDQKIIDHLVAEFKKENGIDLSTDKMAMQRLKDAAEKAKKDLSGVTSTQISLPFITAGEAGPLHLEMTLTRAKFDDLTRDLVERTKVPVRQALSDAGLSLSEIDEVILVGGSTRIPAVVEAVKAETGKEPNKSVNPDEVVAMGAAIQGGVITGDVKDVVLLDVTPLSLGIETMGGVFTKLIDRNTTIPTSKSQVFSTAADNQPAVDIHVLQGERPMAADNKTLGRFQLTDIPAAPRGIPQIEVTFDIDKNGIVSVKAKDLGTQKEQTIVIQSNSGLTDEEIDRMMKDAEANAEADKKRKEEVDLRNEVDQAIFATEKTIKETEGKGFDAERDAAQAALDDLKKAQEDNNLDDMKAKLEALNEKAQGLAVKLYEQAAAAQQAQAGAEGAQATGNAGDDVVDGEFTEK, encoded by the coding sequence ATGTCTAAAATTATCGGTATTGACTTAGGTACAACAAACTCAGCAGTTGCAGTTCTTGAAGGAACTGAAAGCAAAATCATCGCAAACCCAGAAGGAAACCGTACAACTCCATCTGTAGTCTCATTCAAAAACGGCGAAATCATCGTTGGTGATGCTGCAAAACGCCAAGCAGTCACAAACCCAGATACAGTCATCTCTATCAAATCTAAAATGGGAACTTCTGAAAAAGTTTCTGCTAATGGAAAAGAATACACTCCACAAGAAATCTCAGCTATGATTCTTCAATACTTGAAAGGCTACGCTGAAGACTACCTTGGTGAAAAAGTGACTAAAGCAGTTATCACAGTTCCTGCTTACTTCAACGACGCTCAACGTCAAGCAACAAAAGACGCTGGTAAAATCGCTGGTCTTGAAGTAGAACGTATTGTCAATGAACCAACTGCAGCCGCTCTTGCTTACGGTTTGGACAAGACTGATAAAGAAGAAAAAATCTTGGTATTTGACCTTGGTGGTGGTACATTCGACGTCTCTATCCTTGAATTGGGTGACGGTGTCTTCGACGTATTGTCAACTGCAGGGGACAACAAACTTGGTGGTGACGACTTTGACCAAAAAATCATTGACCACTTGGTAGCTGAATTCAAGAAAGAAAACGGTATTGACTTGTCTACTGACAAGATGGCAATGCAACGTTTGAAAGATGCAGCTGAAAAAGCGAAGAAAGATCTTTCTGGTGTAACTTCAACACAAATCAGCTTGCCATTTATCACTGCAGGTGAGGCTGGACCTCTTCACTTGGAAATGACTTTGACTCGTGCGAAATTTGACGATTTGACTCGTGACCTTGTAGAACGTACAAAAGTTCCAGTTCGTCAAGCCCTTTCAGATGCAGGTTTGAGCTTGTCAGAAATCGACGAAGTGATTCTTGTTGGTGGTTCAACTCGTATCCCAGCCGTTGTAGAAGCTGTTAAAGCTGAAACTGGTAAAGAACCAAACAAATCAGTAAACCCTGATGAAGTTGTTGCCATGGGTGCTGCCATCCAAGGTGGTGTGATTACTGGTGATGTCAAAGACGTTGTCCTTCTTGACGTAACACCATTGTCACTTGGTATCGAAACAATGGGTGGTGTCTTCACAAAACTCATCGATCGCAACACAACAATTCCAACATCTAAATCACAAGTCTTCTCAACAGCAGCAGACAACCAACCAGCCGTTGATATCCATGTTCTTCAAGGTGAACGCCCAATGGCAGCAGATAACAAGACTCTTGGACGCTTCCAATTGACAGATATCCCAGCTGCACCTCGTGGAATTCCTCAAATCGAAGTAACATTTGATATCGACAAGAACGGTATCGTGTCTGTTAAGGCTAAAGATCTTGGAACTCAAAAAGAACAAACTATTGTGATCCAATCTAACTCAGGTTTGACTGATGAAGAAATTGACCGCATGATGAAAGATGCAGAAGCTAACGCTGAAGCAGATAAGAAACGTAAAGAAGAAGTTGACCTTCGTAACGAGGTAGACCAAGCGATCTTTGCGACTGAAAAGACAATCAAGGAAACTGAAGGTAAAGGCTTTGATGCAGAACGTGATGCTGCTCAAGCTGCCCTTGATGACCTTAAGAAAGCTCAAGAAGACAACAACTTGGACGACATGAAAGCAAAACTTGAAGCATTGAACGAAAAAGCTCAAGGACTTGCTGTTAAACTCTACGAACAAGCCGCAGCAGCCCAACAAGCTCAAGCAGGAGCAGAAGGCGCACAAGCAACAGGAAACGCAGGCGATGACGTCGTAGACGGAGAGTTTACGGAGAAGTAA
- the dnaJ gene encoding molecular chaperone DnaJ — MNNTEFYDRLGVSKNASADEIKKAYRKLSKKYHPDINKEPGAEEKYKEVQEAYETLSDDQKRAAYDQYGAAGANGGFGGAGGFGGFNGAGGFGGFEDIFSSFFGGGGASRNPNAPRQGDDLQYRVNLTFEEAIFGAEKEVKYNREASCSTCNGSGAKPGTSPVTCGRCHGAGVINVDTQTPLGMMRRQVTCDVCHGRGKEIKDPCTTCHGTGHEKQAHSVHVKIPAGVETGQQIRLAGQGEAGFNGGPYGDLYVVVSVEASDKFEREGTTIFYNLNLNFVQAALGDTVDIPTVHGDVELVIPEGTQTGKKFRLRGKGAPSLRGGAVGDQYVTVNVVTPTGLNDRQKAALKEFAAAGDLKVNPKKKGFFDHIKDAFEGE, encoded by the coding sequence ATGAACAATACTGAATTTTATGATCGTCTGGGGGTGTCAAAAAACGCTTCAGCAGACGAGATCAAAAAAGCTTATCGTAAGCTTTCGAAAAAATACCACCCAGATATCAACAAGGAGCCTGGTGCTGAGGAAAAATACAAGGAAGTTCAAGAAGCCTATGAGACTTTGAGTGACGACCAAAAACGTGCGGCCTATGACCAATATGGTGCTGCGGGTGCCAACGGCGGCTTTGGAGGTGCTGGTGGTTTCGGAGGTTTCAACGGGGCAGGTGGCTTCGGTGGTTTTGAGGATATTTTCTCAAGTTTCTTCGGCGGAGGTGGTGCTTCGCGTAATCCAAACGCTCCTCGTCAAGGGGATGACCTCCAGTATCGTGTGAACTTGACCTTTGAAGAAGCTATTTTCGGAGCTGAAAAAGAAGTTAAATACAACCGTGAAGCAAGCTGTAGTACATGTAACGGTTCTGGTGCTAAGCCAGGAACAAGTCCAGTCACTTGTGGACGCTGTCATGGCGCTGGTGTCATTAATGTCGATACGCAGACTCCGCTTGGTATGATGCGTCGCCAAGTAACCTGTGATGTCTGTCATGGTCGCGGAAAAGAAATCAAAGATCCATGTACAACCTGTCACGGAACAGGTCATGAGAAACAAGCTCATAGTGTACATGTGAAAATCCCTGCTGGTGTGGAAACAGGTCAACAAATTCGCCTAGCTGGTCAAGGTGAAGCAGGCTTTAATGGTGGACCTTATGGTGATTTGTATGTAGTAGTTTCTGTGGAAGCTAGTGACAAGTTTGAACGTGAAGGAACTACTATCTTCTACAATCTCAACCTCAACTTTGTCCAAGCAGCTCTTGGTGATACCGTTGATATTCCAACTGTTCATGGTGATGTTGAATTGGTTATCCCAGAGGGCACTCAGACTGGTAAGAAATTCCGTCTACGTGGTAAGGGAGCACCAAGTCTTCGTGGTGGTGCAGTTGGTGACCAATATGTTACCGTTAATGTCGTAACACCGACAGGCTTGAACGACCGTCAAAAAGCAGCTTTGAAAGAATTCGCAGCTGCTGGTGACTTGAAAGTCAATCCAAAGAAAAAAGGTTTCTTTGACCATATTAAAGATGCCTTTGAAGGAGAATAA
- a CDS encoding HIT family protein, protein MSDCIFCKIIAGEIPASKVYEDEQVLAFLDISQVTPGHTLVVPKEHYRNLLEMDATSASKLFAQVPTIAQKVMKATKAAGMNIIANCEEIAGQTVFHTHVHLVPRYNADDDLKIDFIAHEPDFDKLAQVAETIKNA, encoded by the coding sequence ATGTCAGATTGCATTTTTTGTAAAATCATCGCAGGGGAAATTCCTGCTTCAAAAGTATATGAAGATGAGCAGGTTCTTGCCTTTCTTGATATCTCTCAAGTGACACCTGGACACACCTTGGTCGTGCCAAAAGAGCACTATCGCAATCTTTTGGAAATGGACGCCACTAGCGCCAGCAAACTCTTTGCCCAAGTGCCAACAATTGCTCAAAAAGTCATGAAAGCTACCAAGGCTGCTGGCATGAATATCATTGCCAATTGTGAAGAAATCGCAGGTCAAACAGTCTTTCACACCCACGTTCACCTCGTGCCTCGCTACAATGCAGACGATGACCTCAAGATTGATTTTATCGCCCACGAACCAGACTTTGACAAACTCGCTCAAGTCGCTGAAACCATCAAAAACGCCTAA
- a CDS encoding ABC transporter ATP-binding protein, producing MLEIKNLTGGYVHAPVLKDVSFTVESGQLVGLIGLNGAGKSTTINEIIGLLTPYSGSININGLTLQGDATNYRKQIGYIPETPSLYEELTLREHIETVAMAYGIEQKMAFERVESLLKMFRLDQKLDWFPVHFSKGMKQKVMIICAFVVDPSLFIVDEPFLGLDPLAIADLIQLLEVEKQKGKSILMSTHVLDSAEKMCDAFVILHKGEVRAKGNLLQLREAFNMPEASLNDIYLALTKEEDL from the coding sequence ATGTTAGAAATTAAAAACCTGACAGGTGGCTATGTCCATGCACCTGTCTTGAAAGATGTATCCTTTACTGTTGAAAGTGGGCAGCTGGTCGGTCTGATTGGTCTCAATGGTGCTGGGAAATCGACGACTATTAATGAAATTATCGGTCTGTTGACACCTTATAGTGGCTCCATCAATATCAATGGTCTGACCCTGCAAGGAGATGCGACTAACTACCGTAAGCAAATTGGCTACATTCCTGAGACACCTAGTCTGTATGAGGAATTGACTCTCAGAGAGCATATTGAAACAGTGGCTATGGCTTATGGAATAGAGCAGAAAATGGCTTTTGAGCGAGTAGAATCTTTGTTGAAAATGTTCCGTTTGGATCAGAAATTAGACTGGTTTCCTGTTCATTTTTCAAAAGGGATGAAGCAGAAGGTCATGATTATCTGTGCTTTTGTGGTGGATCCAAGTCTTTTTATCGTGGATGAGCCTTTCCTTGGTCTTGATCCGCTGGCTATTGCGGACTTGATTCAGCTTTTGGAAGTGGAAAAGCAAAAGGGCAAGTCCATTCTCATGAGTACCCACGTGCTGGATTCGGCGGAGAAGATGTGTGATGCCTTTGTCATTCTTCACAAAGGGGAAGTGCGTGCTAAGGGAAATCTCCTGCAACTGCGCGAAGCCTTTAACATGCCTGAGGCTAGTTTGAATGATATTTACTTGGCTCTGACCAAAGAGGAGGACCTATGA